One genomic segment of Salmo trutta chromosome 8, fSalTru1.1, whole genome shotgun sequence includes these proteins:
- the LOC115198213 gene encoding HAUS augmin-like complex subunit 6 isoform X3 — translation MALKRFQLVKTRFLRGAVEQDWMLQEYQRRAQSQVKSLRDWRAEDAKYDDLHKRHKKVEQEGTPQADKIQKVRSLWSSMDGVLSTLEEERRVVESVIRGDVDQYTLDGTDLALKIPRVLLERIEQLSHLSSVGSVYEAGQLNILRMLELLHQALVLLGEERTRVAGHTPIAQLHALHLQERNLQMACAMEDLRVMRKRISKEDIPEVKSLIRKLEAEWDRKWADCLKCTPLTSFLNEDPALDFLFPMAPLSFEPATDASFKSSIFSQYPAKLPEFPEEKPVATDSVPMETVTTMDYTLKSLCPPAVETIASLPSVDIFPLTPLPALCESPPAVSAKAPSPSPLPASVMKTPRVSAVKKKAQILHSEFDNLANQFAEAVTTSPGNISLRGLELGDLLDTLGEDPFSTRKQIPRTPESLILDVKSSWRRAVEEEEAQACLSATFDCDNILGCLMPLSEVHEASLGHNFSSLSTSLDPTNGCSTAAPQQASLMSTLSWDSSNMEALNSLSNSDVVQFSINQEVFPEQFSIDQETLPELPGNDSSLLTSINSRDISNTEEEELLLPHIPDLLPTETEPALLDARRRLDKIQQAFGEASFMDHRQGVPEPSPSQHDERSLDARDWLMAATLETAATVEVTDKVFSLDLDTLESPSPPRTGQYNLPKLFTFSPIDDL, via the exons ATGGCGCTGAAGCGGTTTCAGCTGGTCAAGACCAGATTCCTGAGAGGAGCTGTGGAACAGGACTGGATGCTGCAGGAGTACCAGAGACGGGCCCA GTCTCAAGTGAAGTCTTTGAGAGATTGGAGGGCTGAAGATGCAAAGTATGATGATTTGCACAA GCGTCACAAGAAAGTTGAACAGGAGGGAACCCCTCAAGCTGACAAGATTCAGAAG GTGCGCTCCTTGTGGTCGTCCATGGACGGAGTGCTGTCCACCCTGGAGGAGGAGCGGCGGGTGGTGGAGAGTGTCATCAGGGGAGATGTGGACCAGTACACCCTGGACGGGACGGACCTTGCCCTTAAAATCCCCCGGGTTCTGCTAGAGCGGATAGAGCAGTTATCCCACCTG TCGAGTGTGGGCAGTGTTTACGAGGCAGGCCAGCTGAACATCCTCCGCATGCTGGAGCTGCTCCACCAGGCTCTGGTCCTCCTAGGGGAGGAAAGGACCCGGGTGGCAGGACACACCCCCATCGCCCAGCTCCACGCCTTGCACCTGCAGGAGAGGAACCTACAGATGGCCTGCGCCATGGAGGATCTCCGAGTCATGAG GAAGAGGATTTCAAAGGAAGACATTCCTGAGGTAAAGAGCCTCATCAGAAAGTTGGAGGCGGAGTGGGACCGGAAGTGGGCGGACTGTTTGAAATGCACGCCGCTGACCTCGTTCCTCAACGAGGATCCT gCCCTGGACTTTCTGTTCCCCATGGCTCCTCTGTCCTTTGAGCCGGCCACCGACGCCAGCTTCAAGTCCAGCATCTTCTCTCAGTATCCGGCCAAGCTACCCG AATTTCCTGAGGAGAAGCCTGTGGCGACTGACTCTGTTCCAATGGAGACCGTCACCACAATGGATTATACCCTCAAAAG cctCTGCCCTCCAGCTGTTGAGACGATTGCATCTCTTCCTAGTGTGGACATTTTCCCACTGACTCCCCTCCCTGCACTTTGTGAATCTCCTCCGGCTGTCTCTGCCAAAGCGCCCTCACCAAGCCCCCTGCCG GCCAGTGTAATGAAGACTCCTCGTGTGTCTGCAGTGAAGAAAAAGGCTCAGATCCTTCACTCTGAGTTTGACAACTTAGCAAATCAG TTTGCGGAGGCAGTGACCACCAGCCCTGGCAACATAAGTTTACGAGGACTTGAGCTGGGAGACCTACTCGATACTCTTGGCGAAGACCCTTTCTCCACCAGGAAGCAGATTCCACGCACCCCAGAGAGTTTGA TTTTGGATGTGAAGAGTTCCTGGCGAAGGgcggtggaggaagaggaggctcaGGCCTGCCTGTCTGCTACGTTTGACTGCGACAACATCCTCGGGTGCCTCATGCCCCTCAGTGAGGTACATGAGGCCTCCCTTGGCCACAACTTTTCCTCCCTGAGCACAAGCCTGGATCCCACCAATGGGTGCAGTACTGCAGCCCCCCAGCAGGCTTCCCTCATGTCCACCCTGTCCTGGGACTCCTCCAACATGGAGGCCCTCAATAGTCTGAGCAACAGCGACGTGGTCCAGTTCAGCATCAACCAAGAGGTGTTCCCCGAGCAGTTCAGTATTGATCAAGAGACACTTCCCGAGCTGCCGGGCAACGACAGCAGCCTCCTGACCTCCATTAACTCCAGGGACATATCCAACACCGAGGAGGAAGAGCTGCTCCTCCCCCACATCCCCGATCTCCTCCCCACAGAGACTGAGCCAGCCCTGCTGGACGCACGCAGGCGTTTGGACAAGATTCAGCAGGCTTTTGGAGAGGCCTCCTTCATGGACCACCGCCAGGGGGTGCCAGAGCCCTCTCCCTCACAGCATGATGAGAGGAGCCTGGACGCCAGAGACTGGCTGATGGCAGCAACACTGGAGACTGCAGCCACAGTGGAAGTGACGGACAAGGTCTTTTCCCTGGATCTGGACACTCTAGAGAGCCCCTCACCGCCAAGAACAGGGCAGTATAACCTCCCGAAATTGTTCACATTTTCCCCCATAGATGACCTGTAG
- the LOC115198213 gene encoding HAUS augmin-like complex subunit 6 isoform X2, protein MSTLQRTNGKYLWWSLVGLGFQPEVAASSGASKANVKRIILGPNMFDKPNKDAFYIVTHFLLEKLNPARFHDAYRHCWPVLDHKADAEFRKMTCAWLRDLMDEQGSRVPKVVASLFLSPGGPKFVNLMLHLANHVMLHEMKTFSTDGTWVPEAAAAPASSVEMALKRFQLVKTRFLRGAVEQDWMLQEYQRRAQSQVKSLRDWRAEDAKYDDLHKRHKKVEQEGTPQADKIQKVRSLWSSMDGVLSTLEEERRVVESVIRGDVDQYTLDGTDLALKIPRVLLERIEQLSHLSSVGSVYEAGQLNILRMLELLHQALVLLGEERTRVAGHTPIAQLHALHLQERNLQMACAMEDLRVMRKRISKEDIPEVKSLIRKLEAEWDRKWADCLKCTPLTSFLNEDPALDFLFPMAPLSFEPATDASFKSSIFSQYPAKLPEFPEEKPVATDSVPMETVTTMDYTLKSLCPPAVETIASLPSVDIFPLTPLPALCESPPAVSAKAPSPSPLPASVMKTPRVSAVKKKAQILHSEFDNLANQFAEAVTTSPGNISLRGLELGDLLDTLGEDPFSTRKQIPRTPESLILDVKSSWRRAVEEEEAQACLSATFDCDNILGCLMPLSEVHEASLGHNFSSLSTSLDPTNGCSTAAPQQASLMSTLSWDSSNMEALNSLSNSDVVQFSINQEVFPEQFSIDQETLPELPGNDSSLLTSINSRDISNTEEEELLLPHIPDLLPTETEPALLDARRRLDKIQQAFGEASFMDHRQGVPEPSPSQHDERSLDARDWLMAATLETAATVEVTDKVFSLDLDTLESPSPPRTGQYNLPKLFTFSPIDDL, encoded by the exons ATGTCGACTCTTCAGAGAACGAACGGCAAATATCTGTGGTGGTCTCTTGTGGGTCTTGGATTTCAACCCGAAGTCGCAGCATCATCAGGAGCCAGCAAAGCCAACGTCAAACGCATCATTCTTGGACC CAATATGTTTGACAAACCAAACAAGGACGCATTCTACATAGTTACCCATTTCCTGTTAGAAAAACTCAACCCTGCACGCTTCCACGATGCATACAG ACATTGCTGGCCGGTGTTGGACCACAAAGCAGATGCGGAATTCCGTAAGATGACCTGTGCTTGGCTGCGAGATCTAATG GATGAGCAGGGGAGCAGAGTTCCCAAAGTGGTGGCGTCACTATTCCTCTCGCCTGGTGGACCCAAGTTCGTCAACCTTATGCTCCATCTAGCCAATCATGTCATGTTGCATGAGATGAAGACATTTTCAACAG ATGGCACGTGGGTCCCAGAGGCAGCGGCAGCCCCTGCCTCTTCTGTGGAAATGGCGCTGAAGCGGTTTCAGCTGGTCAAGACCAGATTCCTGAGAGGAGCTGTGGAACAGGACTGGATGCTGCAGGAGTACCAGAGACGGGCCCA GTCTCAAGTGAAGTCTTTGAGAGATTGGAGGGCTGAAGATGCAAAGTATGATGATTTGCACAA GCGTCACAAGAAAGTTGAACAGGAGGGAACCCCTCAAGCTGACAAGATTCAGAAG GTGCGCTCCTTGTGGTCGTCCATGGACGGAGTGCTGTCCACCCTGGAGGAGGAGCGGCGGGTGGTGGAGAGTGTCATCAGGGGAGATGTGGACCAGTACACCCTGGACGGGACGGACCTTGCCCTTAAAATCCCCCGGGTTCTGCTAGAGCGGATAGAGCAGTTATCCCACCTG TCGAGTGTGGGCAGTGTTTACGAGGCAGGCCAGCTGAACATCCTCCGCATGCTGGAGCTGCTCCACCAGGCTCTGGTCCTCCTAGGGGAGGAAAGGACCCGGGTGGCAGGACACACCCCCATCGCCCAGCTCCACGCCTTGCACCTGCAGGAGAGGAACCTACAGATGGCCTGCGCCATGGAGGATCTCCGAGTCATGAG GAAGAGGATTTCAAAGGAAGACATTCCTGAGGTAAAGAGCCTCATCAGAAAGTTGGAGGCGGAGTGGGACCGGAAGTGGGCGGACTGTTTGAAATGCACGCCGCTGACCTCGTTCCTCAACGAGGATCCT gCCCTGGACTTTCTGTTCCCCATGGCTCCTCTGTCCTTTGAGCCGGCCACCGACGCCAGCTTCAAGTCCAGCATCTTCTCTCAGTATCCGGCCAAGCTACCCG AATTTCCTGAGGAGAAGCCTGTGGCGACTGACTCTGTTCCAATGGAGACCGTCACCACAATGGATTATACCCTCAAAAG cctCTGCCCTCCAGCTGTTGAGACGATTGCATCTCTTCCTAGTGTGGACATTTTCCCACTGACTCCCCTCCCTGCACTTTGTGAATCTCCTCCGGCTGTCTCTGCCAAAGCGCCCTCACCAAGCCCCCTGCCG GCCAGTGTAATGAAGACTCCTCGTGTGTCTGCAGTGAAGAAAAAGGCTCAGATCCTTCACTCTGAGTTTGACAACTTAGCAAATCAG TTTGCGGAGGCAGTGACCACCAGCCCTGGCAACATAAGTTTACGAGGACTTGAGCTGGGAGACCTACTCGATACTCTTGGCGAAGACCCTTTCTCCACCAGGAAGCAGATTCCACGCACCCCAGAGAGTTTGA TTTTGGATGTGAAGAGTTCCTGGCGAAGGgcggtggaggaagaggaggctcaGGCCTGCCTGTCTGCTACGTTTGACTGCGACAACATCCTCGGGTGCCTCATGCCCCTCAGTGAGGTACATGAGGCCTCCCTTGGCCACAACTTTTCCTCCCTGAGCACAAGCCTGGATCCCACCAATGGGTGCAGTACTGCAGCCCCCCAGCAGGCTTCCCTCATGTCCACCCTGTCCTGGGACTCCTCCAACATGGAGGCCCTCAATAGTCTGAGCAACAGCGACGTGGTCCAGTTCAGCATCAACCAAGAGGTGTTCCCCGAGCAGTTCAGTATTGATCAAGAGACACTTCCCGAGCTGCCGGGCAACGACAGCAGCCTCCTGACCTCCATTAACTCCAGGGACATATCCAACACCGAGGAGGAAGAGCTGCTCCTCCCCCACATCCCCGATCTCCTCCCCACAGAGACTGAGCCAGCCCTGCTGGACGCACGCAGGCGTTTGGACAAGATTCAGCAGGCTTTTGGAGAGGCCTCCTTCATGGACCACCGCCAGGGGGTGCCAGAGCCCTCTCCCTCACAGCATGATGAGAGGAGCCTGGACGCCAGAGACTGGCTGATGGCAGCAACACTGGAGACTGCAGCCACAGTGGAAGTGACGGACAAGGTCTTTTCCCTGGATCTGGACACTCTAGAGAGCCCCTCACCGCCAAGAACAGGGCAGTATAACCTCCCGAAATTGTTCACATTTTCCCCCATAGATGACCTGTAG
- the LOC115198213 gene encoding HAUS augmin-like complex subunit 6 isoform X1, translating into MSTLQRTNGKYLWWSLVGLGFQPEVAASSGASKANVKRIILGPNMFDKPNKDAFYIVTHFLLEKLNPARFHDAYRYDDGPVPGLFLFTHLSFLQSCKMLGLVCRHCWPVLDHKADAEFRKMTCAWLRDLMDEQGSRVPKVVASLFLSPGGPKFVNLMLHLANHVMLHEMKTFSTDGTWVPEAAAAPASSVEMALKRFQLVKTRFLRGAVEQDWMLQEYQRRAQSQVKSLRDWRAEDAKYDDLHKRHKKVEQEGTPQADKIQKVRSLWSSMDGVLSTLEEERRVVESVIRGDVDQYTLDGTDLALKIPRVLLERIEQLSHLSSVGSVYEAGQLNILRMLELLHQALVLLGEERTRVAGHTPIAQLHALHLQERNLQMACAMEDLRVMRKRISKEDIPEVKSLIRKLEAEWDRKWADCLKCTPLTSFLNEDPALDFLFPMAPLSFEPATDASFKSSIFSQYPAKLPEFPEEKPVATDSVPMETVTTMDYTLKSLCPPAVETIASLPSVDIFPLTPLPALCESPPAVSAKAPSPSPLPASVMKTPRVSAVKKKAQILHSEFDNLANQFAEAVTTSPGNISLRGLELGDLLDTLGEDPFSTRKQIPRTPESLILDVKSSWRRAVEEEEAQACLSATFDCDNILGCLMPLSEVHEASLGHNFSSLSTSLDPTNGCSTAAPQQASLMSTLSWDSSNMEALNSLSNSDVVQFSINQEVFPEQFSIDQETLPELPGNDSSLLTSINSRDISNTEEEELLLPHIPDLLPTETEPALLDARRRLDKIQQAFGEASFMDHRQGVPEPSPSQHDERSLDARDWLMAATLETAATVEVTDKVFSLDLDTLESPSPPRTGQYNLPKLFTFSPIDDL; encoded by the exons ATGTCGACTCTTCAGAGAACGAACGGCAAATATCTGTGGTGGTCTCTTGTGGGTCTTGGATTTCAACCCGAAGTCGCAGCATCATCAGGAGCCAGCAAAGCCAACGTCAAACGCATCATTCTTGGACC CAATATGTTTGACAAACCAAACAAGGACGCATTCTACATAGTTACCCATTTCCTGTTAGAAAAACTCAACCCTGCACGCTTCCACGATGCATACAGGTATGATGATGGTCCCGTTCCCGGCTTGTTTCTCTTCACACATTTGTCATTTTTGCAATCATGTAAAATGCTGGGTCTTGTATGCAGACATTGCTGGCCGGTGTTGGACCACAAAGCAGATGCGGAATTCCGTAAGATGACCTGTGCTTGGCTGCGAGATCTAATG GATGAGCAGGGGAGCAGAGTTCCCAAAGTGGTGGCGTCACTATTCCTCTCGCCTGGTGGACCCAAGTTCGTCAACCTTATGCTCCATCTAGCCAATCATGTCATGTTGCATGAGATGAAGACATTTTCAACAG ATGGCACGTGGGTCCCAGAGGCAGCGGCAGCCCCTGCCTCTTCTGTGGAAATGGCGCTGAAGCGGTTTCAGCTGGTCAAGACCAGATTCCTGAGAGGAGCTGTGGAACAGGACTGGATGCTGCAGGAGTACCAGAGACGGGCCCA GTCTCAAGTGAAGTCTTTGAGAGATTGGAGGGCTGAAGATGCAAAGTATGATGATTTGCACAA GCGTCACAAGAAAGTTGAACAGGAGGGAACCCCTCAAGCTGACAAGATTCAGAAG GTGCGCTCCTTGTGGTCGTCCATGGACGGAGTGCTGTCCACCCTGGAGGAGGAGCGGCGGGTGGTGGAGAGTGTCATCAGGGGAGATGTGGACCAGTACACCCTGGACGGGACGGACCTTGCCCTTAAAATCCCCCGGGTTCTGCTAGAGCGGATAGAGCAGTTATCCCACCTG TCGAGTGTGGGCAGTGTTTACGAGGCAGGCCAGCTGAACATCCTCCGCATGCTGGAGCTGCTCCACCAGGCTCTGGTCCTCCTAGGGGAGGAAAGGACCCGGGTGGCAGGACACACCCCCATCGCCCAGCTCCACGCCTTGCACCTGCAGGAGAGGAACCTACAGATGGCCTGCGCCATGGAGGATCTCCGAGTCATGAG GAAGAGGATTTCAAAGGAAGACATTCCTGAGGTAAAGAGCCTCATCAGAAAGTTGGAGGCGGAGTGGGACCGGAAGTGGGCGGACTGTTTGAAATGCACGCCGCTGACCTCGTTCCTCAACGAGGATCCT gCCCTGGACTTTCTGTTCCCCATGGCTCCTCTGTCCTTTGAGCCGGCCACCGACGCCAGCTTCAAGTCCAGCATCTTCTCTCAGTATCCGGCCAAGCTACCCG AATTTCCTGAGGAGAAGCCTGTGGCGACTGACTCTGTTCCAATGGAGACCGTCACCACAATGGATTATACCCTCAAAAG cctCTGCCCTCCAGCTGTTGAGACGATTGCATCTCTTCCTAGTGTGGACATTTTCCCACTGACTCCCCTCCCTGCACTTTGTGAATCTCCTCCGGCTGTCTCTGCCAAAGCGCCCTCACCAAGCCCCCTGCCG GCCAGTGTAATGAAGACTCCTCGTGTGTCTGCAGTGAAGAAAAAGGCTCAGATCCTTCACTCTGAGTTTGACAACTTAGCAAATCAG TTTGCGGAGGCAGTGACCACCAGCCCTGGCAACATAAGTTTACGAGGACTTGAGCTGGGAGACCTACTCGATACTCTTGGCGAAGACCCTTTCTCCACCAGGAAGCAGATTCCACGCACCCCAGAGAGTTTGA TTTTGGATGTGAAGAGTTCCTGGCGAAGGgcggtggaggaagaggaggctcaGGCCTGCCTGTCTGCTACGTTTGACTGCGACAACATCCTCGGGTGCCTCATGCCCCTCAGTGAGGTACATGAGGCCTCCCTTGGCCACAACTTTTCCTCCCTGAGCACAAGCCTGGATCCCACCAATGGGTGCAGTACTGCAGCCCCCCAGCAGGCTTCCCTCATGTCCACCCTGTCCTGGGACTCCTCCAACATGGAGGCCCTCAATAGTCTGAGCAACAGCGACGTGGTCCAGTTCAGCATCAACCAAGAGGTGTTCCCCGAGCAGTTCAGTATTGATCAAGAGACACTTCCCGAGCTGCCGGGCAACGACAGCAGCCTCCTGACCTCCATTAACTCCAGGGACATATCCAACACCGAGGAGGAAGAGCTGCTCCTCCCCCACATCCCCGATCTCCTCCCCACAGAGACTGAGCCAGCCCTGCTGGACGCACGCAGGCGTTTGGACAAGATTCAGCAGGCTTTTGGAGAGGCCTCCTTCATGGACCACCGCCAGGGGGTGCCAGAGCCCTCTCCCTCACAGCATGATGAGAGGAGCCTGGACGCCAGAGACTGGCTGATGGCAGCAACACTGGAGACTGCAGCCACAGTGGAAGTGACGGACAAGGTCTTTTCCCTGGATCTGGACACTCTAGAGAGCCCCTCACCGCCAAGAACAGGGCAGTATAACCTCCCGAAATTGTTCACATTTTCCCCCATAGATGACCTGTAG